CAGCGGGTGGGCGAACTGTCGGCGGGCGTGCCACCGGGCGCTGATGTGGCCGTCGCCACCCATGCCAGCCGGCTGGACCACCCCAGCCCATGCCGCGCCGCCAATTGTAGCCACACCAGTACCAGCCGCCGCCCCGCCATCCGCCATTGTACCAACAGTAACGGCGGCCTCACGCAGGCCCAGTGGTGCGATAAGACCCGCCTGCGAACGACCGCCGGTCGTCACGACCACCGCCGAAGCAGCCGCAATAGCGAGCACCCATAAAGTCAATTTGCGCATCATGGCTCCCTCGCTCCGCCCGAGCCCCGGAATGACGGAACGGACAGTCGCAGTTACAACACCAGGCAACCTTGAACCATGCAGGCTTGAACTATGCGGCCTTGGACTGAGTTGCGGCTGCGAGGGTATCGCGCAGGTGCTTTTCCTTCTTTTCATCGAGCGAGGTCTTGAGGACCGTTCCTCCCGCATCCTTGATCTCATTGAGAACCTTGTCTGCGGTCATGCTCTGGATCAGCAGGAACAGAACGGCATCTCCCGATTTCACCTTCGCGGCGAGATCTTTCATGAACTGATCTCTGATCCCGAAATCGGTCAGCGCGCCGCCCAATGCGCCTGCGCCGGCGCCGAGAGCTACGCCGATAAGGGGATTCAGGAACACCAATCCAAACAGCAGTCCCCAGAAGCTGCCGCTTGCGGCGCCTGTCATCGCCGTGTTCACAAGCTGATTGAGTTTGACAGAATCTCCGGTTTTGACCGCGATCACGGCATCATGGATCTTGATCAGATACTCCTTCTGGAGCTTGAGTATTTTCTGCCGAACTTCTTCTGCCTTGGCTTCGGATGGGTACACGATCGCAACAAGGTCTGACATTGAACACTCCCGTATTGACTTGAGTGCTGCCCCTGATCCGCCTGATACGTGCCGCCTCGTTTAACACAGACCGAAAAGTCTCCTGCCGGCTAATCGGTTCCATGTGTTCACAAGTCGGAGATGGAGGGCGCACCACAAGCTTGCCTGCCCGCGCATGTGTGAGGAGGGGTGATGGATCTCAGTCAAATCATCGGCTTCGTGGCGGGTTTCGGGACAACTTTCGCCGCTCTGCCCGATCTCATT
This region of Bradyrhizobium sp. CCGUVB1N3 genomic DNA includes:
- a CDS encoding DUF1269 domain-containing protein — translated: MSDLVAIVYPSEAKAEEVRQKILKLQKEYLIKIHDAVIAVKTGDSVKLNQLVNTAMTGAASGSFWGLLFGLVFLNPLIGVALGAGAGALGGALTDFGIRDQFMKDLAAKVKSGDAVLFLLIQSMTADKVLNEIKDAGGTVLKTSLDEKKEKHLRDTLAAATQSKAA